One genomic region from Rosa rugosa chromosome 1, drRosRugo1.1, whole genome shotgun sequence encodes:
- the LOC133724684 gene encoding probable LRR receptor-like serine/threonine-protein kinase At1g56140 isoform X2, with amino-acid sequence MSGTSLELWVLVWGSCSFIFIFGFADIAEAQATTYPSEARALSSIFQQWQIEAKWNKTRDPCSGAAIDDSIDFGNEAYNPLAKCNCSNSACHITQLKVSTLEVVGVIPEQLWTLKFLTHLDLGHNHLTGPLSASIGNLSSLQYLSLGHNMLSGQLPKELGNLSNLTFLAIGTMNFSGGLPHELGNLLNLQQIYLDSSGVSGEIPPTFANLRNLTIFRVSDTELSGRIPDFVGYWSKLTSLVFQGNSFEGPIPATLSNLTSLEELRISDIISTASGNSSLGFIKDMKSRSLKVLVLRNNNISDSIPSNIGELQSLYHLDLSFNNLAGVIPPSLFNLRSLKALFLGNNKLSGNLPENKSSSLVNVDLSYNNLVGSSFPSWVNEDLQLNLVANNFSTENSNSRSLPSGLECLQRNFPCNVNPGIHPDIGIKCGGPQFTSSNGIVYDQENEILGPATYFVTGTSRWGVSNVGIKTEYQDGYITGHIPEYTVSSSSQFTNTSDPELFRTARISASSLRYYGLGLQNGVYTVKLQFAEQKIPDTPKNLGRRVFDIYIQGIRVWKDFDIRKEAGGKSLQAVQKECKAQVSQNYLEIHLFWAGKGTCCVPEVGTYGPVISAISATPDFLPTIVPNHSTSKKNRTGLIVGIVVGGGVLLILLLLVFCIVQRSKRINTSKNEDLLGIDIGPLTFSFSELKTATDDFSPVNKIGEGGFGPVYKGTLNDGRVIAVKQLSAASQQGKNEFVAEIATISAVRHNNLVNLHGFCTEGVKRLLVYEYLENKSLDHALFGKRSLNLDWSSRFDICSGVAKGLTYLHEESRVRIVHRDVKASNILLDSNLIPKISDFGLAKLYDDKKTHISTRVAGTIGYLAPEYAMRGHLTQKTDVFAFGVLALEIVSGRPNSDRSLEGEMIYLLEWAWHLHENKREVELVDSRLSEFNEEEARRITKIGLLCTQTSPMQRPPMSRVVGMLSGDIEVMTVTSKPSYLTDWEFDDASILGDPGQLSTNATDALLHYVVDTQSLPT; translated from the exons CGCGAGCTCTGAGTTCAATCTTCCAGCAATGGCAGATTGAGGCCAAATGGAACAAAACCAGAGATCCATGCAGTGGAGCGGCCATTGACGACTCCATCGACTTCGGCAACGAAGCTTACAACCCTTTGGCCAAATGCAACTGTTCAAACTCCGCTTGCCACATTACCCAACT GAAAGTTTCTACATTGGAGGTTGTTGGCGTAATTCCGGAACAGCTATGGACTCTGAAGTTTCTCACTCATCT CGATTTAGGTCACAATCACTTGACAGGACCTCTCTCTGCATCAATTGGAAATCTGAGCAGCTTGCAATATTT GAGCTTAGGCCATAACATGTTGTCAGGCCAGCTACCAAAGGAACTCGGAAATCTCTCTAATTTGACATTCTT GGCTATTGGGACTATGAACTTTTCCGGTGGTCTACCACATGAGCTAGGGAATTTATTAAATTTACAACAGAT TTACTTGGATAGTTCTGGAGTTAGCGGTGAGATTCCACCGACGTTTGCTAATCTACGAAACTTGACCATATT CCGGGTGTCAGACACAGAACTCTCTGGCAGGATACCTGACTTCGTAGGATATTGGTCAAAGCTTACTTCCTT GGTATTTCAAGGGAACTCTTTTGAAGGTCCTATACCAGCTACACTGTCCAATCTGACTTCTCTTGAGGAGCT GAGAATTAGTGATATAATATCTACTGCCAGTGGGAACTCTTCTCTTGGATTTATTAAGGATATGAAGTCAAGATCTCTAAAAGTCCT AGTGCTGCGAAATAACAATATTTCTGATTCAATTCCTTCTAATATTGGAGAGTTGCAAAGTTTGTATCACCT GGATTTAAGCTTCAACAATTTAGCAGGAGTAATACCACCTTCCCTGTTTAATTTGCGTTCGCTCAAAGCCCT GTTTCTTGGAAACAACAAGTTGAGTGGTAACCTTCCTGAAAATAAAAGCTCGTCTCTTGTCAATGT AGATCTGTCTTACAATAATCTAGTAGGGTCGAGCTTTCCTTCTTGGGTGAACGAAGACTTACAGCT TAATTTAGTTGCCAACAACTTCAGCACAGAAAATTCAAACAGCAG aTCTTTGCCTTCAGGGTTGGAATGCCTCCAAAGGAACTTTCCTTGCAATGTTAACCCTGGAATCC ATCCTGACATTGGGATTAAATGTGGTGGTCCTCAGTTCACGTCTTCCAATGGGATTGTGTATGATCAGGAAAATGAGATCCTTGGTCCAGCTACATATTTTGTGACTGGCACAAGCAGATGGGGAGTTAGCAATGTTGGTATTAAAACAGAGTATCAGG ATGGATATATCACGGGACACATTCCTGAGTATACAGTTTCCTCGTCATCTCAATTCACGAATACTTCAGATCCTGAGCTATTCCGGACTGCAAGGATCTCTGCTTCATCACTTAGATACTATGGCTTGGGGCTGCAGAATGGTGTCTACACAGTCAAACTTCAGTTTGCAGAACAAAAAATCCCAGATACTCCAAAAAATCTTGGGAGACGtgtatttgatatatatatccAG gGAATTCGAGTTTGGAAGGATTTTGATATACGAAAGGAAGCAGGTGGGAAATCTTTGCAAGCCGTTCAGAAGGAATGTAAGGCCCAGGTTTCACAGAACTACCTTGAAATTCATCTCTTTTGGGCTGGAAAGGGGACTTGCTGCGTACCTGAGGTTGGTACTTATGGACCTGTTATTTCAGCCATCAGTGCTACACCAG ATTTCCTACCTACTATCGTTCCGAACCATTCAACTAGTAAGAAGAATAGGACGGGGCTGATTGTGGGGATTGTTGTCGGTGGTGGAGTACTTTTGATTCTATTGTTGTTGGTTTTCTGTATAGTTCAAAGAAGTAAAAGGATTAACACCAGTAAAAATGAAG ATCTGTTGGGAATAGATATTGGACCACTCACTTTCAGTTTTTCAGAGCTAAAGACAGCTACAGATGACTTTAGTCCAGTGAATAAGATTGGAGAGGGAGGATTTGGACCTGTCTATAAA GGTACTCTTAATGATGGAAGAGTAATTGCCGTGAAGCAATTGTCTGCAGCATCCCAGCAAGGAAAAAATGAGTTTGTAGCTGAAATTGCCACCATATCTGCCGTGCGACACAATAACCTAGTGAATTTGCATGGATTCTGCACTGAGGGAGTTAAACGGCTCCTTGTCTATGAGTATCTGGAAAACAAGAGTCTTGATCATGCATTATTTG GAAAAAGAAGTTTGAATCTTGATTGGTCATCAAGATTTGATATATGCTCGGGCGTGGCTAAAGGTTTGACTTATCTCCATGAGGAATCAAGGGTTCGGATTGTACACAGAGATGTGAAGGCCAGTAATATTCTGCTCGACTCTAATCTCATCCCCAAAATATCAGATTTCGGTTTGGCCAAGCTTTATGATGATAAAAAGACCCACATCAGTACTCGTGTTGCGGGAACAAT TGGGTATCTTGCACCGGAATATGCCATGCGCGGACACCTGACACAGAAGACTGATGTGTTTGCCTTTGGTGTTCTTGCTCTAGAAATTGTCAGTGGTAGGCCAAATTCTGATCGGAGCTTGGAAGGCGAGATGATTTATCTTCTCGAATGG GCTTGGCACTTGCATGAAAACAAACGGGAAGTTGAACTAGTGGACTCTAGGTTATCAGAATTCAATGAGGAAGAGGCAAGACGAATAACCAAGATAGGACTTTTGTGCACTCAAACATCACCAATGCAGCGACCACCGATGTCGCGTGTGGTGGGAATGCTTTCAGGAGATATTGAAGTAATGACAGTAACTTCAAAGCCTAGTTACTTGACAGACTGGGAATTTGACGATGCAAGTATTTTGGGGGATCCAGGGCAGCTTTCTACAAATGCCACGGATGCCTTGCTTCATTATGTTGTTGATACCCAATCCCTACCGACCTAA
- the LOC133724684 gene encoding probable LRR receptor-like serine/threonine-protein kinase At1g56140 isoform X5, whose protein sequence is MSGTSLELWVLVWGSCSFIFIFGFADIAEAQATTYPSEARALSSIFQQWQIEAKWNKTRDPCSGAAIDDSIDFGNEAYNPLAKCNCSNSACHITQLKVSTLEVVGVIPEQLWTLKFLTHLDLGHNHLTGPLSASIGNLSSLQYLSLGHNMLSGQLPKELGNLSNLTFLAIGTMNFSGGLPHELGNLLNLQQIYLDSSGVSGEIPPTFANLRNLTIFRVSDTELSGRIPDFVGYWSKLTSLVFQGNSFEGPIPATLSNLTSLEELRISDIISTASGNSSLGFIKDMKSRSLKVLVLRNNNISDSIPSNIGELQSLYHLDLSFNNLAGVIPPSLFNLRSLKALFLGNNKLSGNLPENKSSSLVNVNLVANNFSTENSNSRSLPSGLECLQRNFPCNVNPGIHPDIGIKCGGPQFTSSNGIVYDQENEILGPATYFVTGTSRWGVSNVGIKTEYQDGYITGHIPEYTVSSSSQFTNTSDPELFRTARISASSLRYYGLGLQNGVYTVKLQFAEQKIPDTPKNLGRRVFDIYIQGIRVWKDFDIRKEAGGKSLQAVQKECKAQVSQNYLEIHLFWAGKGTCCVPEVGTYGPVISAISATPDFLPTIVPNHSTSKKNRTGLIVGIVVGGGVLLILLLLVFCIVQRSKRINTSKNEDLLGIDIGPLTFSFSELKTATDDFSPVNKIGEGGFGPVYKGTLNDGRVIAVKQLSAASQQGKNEFVAEIATISAVRHNNLVNLHGFCTEGVKRLLVYEYLENKSLDHALFAGKRSLNLDWSSRFDICSGVAKGLTYLHEESRVRIVHRDVKASNILLDSNLIPKISDFGLAKLYDDKKTHISTRVAGTIGYLAPEYAMRGHLTQKTDVFAFGVLALEIVSGRPNSDRSLEGEMIYLLEWAWHLHENKREVELVDSRLSEFNEEEARRITKIGLLCTQTSPMQRPPMSRVVGMLSGDIEVMTVTSKPSYLTDWEFDDASILGDPGQLSTNATDALLHYVVDTQSLPT, encoded by the exons CGCGAGCTCTGAGTTCAATCTTCCAGCAATGGCAGATTGAGGCCAAATGGAACAAAACCAGAGATCCATGCAGTGGAGCGGCCATTGACGACTCCATCGACTTCGGCAACGAAGCTTACAACCCTTTGGCCAAATGCAACTGTTCAAACTCCGCTTGCCACATTACCCAACT GAAAGTTTCTACATTGGAGGTTGTTGGCGTAATTCCGGAACAGCTATGGACTCTGAAGTTTCTCACTCATCT CGATTTAGGTCACAATCACTTGACAGGACCTCTCTCTGCATCAATTGGAAATCTGAGCAGCTTGCAATATTT GAGCTTAGGCCATAACATGTTGTCAGGCCAGCTACCAAAGGAACTCGGAAATCTCTCTAATTTGACATTCTT GGCTATTGGGACTATGAACTTTTCCGGTGGTCTACCACATGAGCTAGGGAATTTATTAAATTTACAACAGAT TTACTTGGATAGTTCTGGAGTTAGCGGTGAGATTCCACCGACGTTTGCTAATCTACGAAACTTGACCATATT CCGGGTGTCAGACACAGAACTCTCTGGCAGGATACCTGACTTCGTAGGATATTGGTCAAAGCTTACTTCCTT GGTATTTCAAGGGAACTCTTTTGAAGGTCCTATACCAGCTACACTGTCCAATCTGACTTCTCTTGAGGAGCT GAGAATTAGTGATATAATATCTACTGCCAGTGGGAACTCTTCTCTTGGATTTATTAAGGATATGAAGTCAAGATCTCTAAAAGTCCT AGTGCTGCGAAATAACAATATTTCTGATTCAATTCCTTCTAATATTGGAGAGTTGCAAAGTTTGTATCACCT GGATTTAAGCTTCAACAATTTAGCAGGAGTAATACCACCTTCCCTGTTTAATTTGCGTTCGCTCAAAGCCCT GTTTCTTGGAAACAACAAGTTGAGTGGTAACCTTCCTGAAAATAAAAGCTCGTCTCTTGTCAATGT TAATTTAGTTGCCAACAACTTCAGCACAGAAAATTCAAACAGCAG aTCTTTGCCTTCAGGGTTGGAATGCCTCCAAAGGAACTTTCCTTGCAATGTTAACCCTGGAATCC ATCCTGACATTGGGATTAAATGTGGTGGTCCTCAGTTCACGTCTTCCAATGGGATTGTGTATGATCAGGAAAATGAGATCCTTGGTCCAGCTACATATTTTGTGACTGGCACAAGCAGATGGGGAGTTAGCAATGTTGGTATTAAAACAGAGTATCAGG ATGGATATATCACGGGACACATTCCTGAGTATACAGTTTCCTCGTCATCTCAATTCACGAATACTTCAGATCCTGAGCTATTCCGGACTGCAAGGATCTCTGCTTCATCACTTAGATACTATGGCTTGGGGCTGCAGAATGGTGTCTACACAGTCAAACTTCAGTTTGCAGAACAAAAAATCCCAGATACTCCAAAAAATCTTGGGAGACGtgtatttgatatatatatccAG gGAATTCGAGTTTGGAAGGATTTTGATATACGAAAGGAAGCAGGTGGGAAATCTTTGCAAGCCGTTCAGAAGGAATGTAAGGCCCAGGTTTCACAGAACTACCTTGAAATTCATCTCTTTTGGGCTGGAAAGGGGACTTGCTGCGTACCTGAGGTTGGTACTTATGGACCTGTTATTTCAGCCATCAGTGCTACACCAG ATTTCCTACCTACTATCGTTCCGAACCATTCAACTAGTAAGAAGAATAGGACGGGGCTGATTGTGGGGATTGTTGTCGGTGGTGGAGTACTTTTGATTCTATTGTTGTTGGTTTTCTGTATAGTTCAAAGAAGTAAAAGGATTAACACCAGTAAAAATGAAG ATCTGTTGGGAATAGATATTGGACCACTCACTTTCAGTTTTTCAGAGCTAAAGACAGCTACAGATGACTTTAGTCCAGTGAATAAGATTGGAGAGGGAGGATTTGGACCTGTCTATAAA GGTACTCTTAATGATGGAAGAGTAATTGCCGTGAAGCAATTGTCTGCAGCATCCCAGCAAGGAAAAAATGAGTTTGTAGCTGAAATTGCCACCATATCTGCCGTGCGACACAATAACCTAGTGAATTTGCATGGATTCTGCACTGAGGGAGTTAAACGGCTCCTTGTCTATGAGTATCTGGAAAACAAGAGTCTTGATCATGCATTATTTG CAGGAAAAAGAAGTTTGAATCTTGATTGGTCATCAAGATTTGATATATGCTCGGGCGTGGCTAAAGGTTTGACTTATCTCCATGAGGAATCAAGGGTTCGGATTGTACACAGAGATGTGAAGGCCAGTAATATTCTGCTCGACTCTAATCTCATCCCCAAAATATCAGATTTCGGTTTGGCCAAGCTTTATGATGATAAAAAGACCCACATCAGTACTCGTGTTGCGGGAACAAT TGGGTATCTTGCACCGGAATATGCCATGCGCGGACACCTGACACAGAAGACTGATGTGTTTGCCTTTGGTGTTCTTGCTCTAGAAATTGTCAGTGGTAGGCCAAATTCTGATCGGAGCTTGGAAGGCGAGATGATTTATCTTCTCGAATGG GCTTGGCACTTGCATGAAAACAAACGGGAAGTTGAACTAGTGGACTCTAGGTTATCAGAATTCAATGAGGAAGAGGCAAGACGAATAACCAAGATAGGACTTTTGTGCACTCAAACATCACCAATGCAGCGACCACCGATGTCGCGTGTGGTGGGAATGCTTTCAGGAGATATTGAAGTAATGACAGTAACTTCAAAGCCTAGTTACTTGACAGACTGGGAATTTGACGATGCAAGTATTTTGGGGGATCCAGGGCAGCTTTCTACAAATGCCACGGATGCCTTGCTTCATTATGTTGTTGATACCCAATCCCTACCGACCTAA
- the LOC133724684 gene encoding probable LRR receptor-like serine/threonine-protein kinase At1g56140 isoform X6, with protein sequence MSGTSLELWVLVWGSCSFIFIFGFADIAEAQATTYPSEARALSSIFQQWQIEAKWNKTRDPCSGAAIDDSIDFGNEAYNPLAKCNCSNSACHITQLKVSTLEVVGVIPEQLWTLKFLTHLDLGHNHLTGPLSASIGNLSSLQYLSLGHNMLSGQLPKELGNLSNLTFLAIGTMNFSGGLPHELGNLLNLQQIYLDSSGVSGEIPPTFANLRNLTIFRVSDTELSGRIPDFVGYWSKLTSLVFQGNSFEGPIPATLSNLTSLEELDLSFNNLAGVIPPSLFNLRSLKALFLGNNKLSGNLPENKSSSLVNVDLSYNNLVGSSFPSWVNEDLQLNLVANNFSTENSNSRSLPSGLECLQRNFPCNVNPGIHPDIGIKCGGPQFTSSNGIVYDQENEILGPATYFVTGTSRWGVSNVGIKTEYQDGYITGHIPEYTVSSSSQFTNTSDPELFRTARISASSLRYYGLGLQNGVYTVKLQFAEQKIPDTPKNLGRRVFDIYIQGIRVWKDFDIRKEAGGKSLQAVQKECKAQVSQNYLEIHLFWAGKGTCCVPEVGTYGPVISAISATPDFLPTIVPNHSTSKKNRTGLIVGIVVGGGVLLILLLLVFCIVQRSKRINTSKNEDLLGIDIGPLTFSFSELKTATDDFSPVNKIGEGGFGPVYKGTLNDGRVIAVKQLSAASQQGKNEFVAEIATISAVRHNNLVNLHGFCTEGVKRLLVYEYLENKSLDHALFAGKRSLNLDWSSRFDICSGVAKGLTYLHEESRVRIVHRDVKASNILLDSNLIPKISDFGLAKLYDDKKTHISTRVAGTIGYLAPEYAMRGHLTQKTDVFAFGVLALEIVSGRPNSDRSLEGEMIYLLEWAWHLHENKREVELVDSRLSEFNEEEARRITKIGLLCTQTSPMQRPPMSRVVGMLSGDIEVMTVTSKPSYLTDWEFDDASILGDPGQLSTNATDALLHYVVDTQSLPT encoded by the exons CGCGAGCTCTGAGTTCAATCTTCCAGCAATGGCAGATTGAGGCCAAATGGAACAAAACCAGAGATCCATGCAGTGGAGCGGCCATTGACGACTCCATCGACTTCGGCAACGAAGCTTACAACCCTTTGGCCAAATGCAACTGTTCAAACTCCGCTTGCCACATTACCCAACT GAAAGTTTCTACATTGGAGGTTGTTGGCGTAATTCCGGAACAGCTATGGACTCTGAAGTTTCTCACTCATCT CGATTTAGGTCACAATCACTTGACAGGACCTCTCTCTGCATCAATTGGAAATCTGAGCAGCTTGCAATATTT GAGCTTAGGCCATAACATGTTGTCAGGCCAGCTACCAAAGGAACTCGGAAATCTCTCTAATTTGACATTCTT GGCTATTGGGACTATGAACTTTTCCGGTGGTCTACCACATGAGCTAGGGAATTTATTAAATTTACAACAGAT TTACTTGGATAGTTCTGGAGTTAGCGGTGAGATTCCACCGACGTTTGCTAATCTACGAAACTTGACCATATT CCGGGTGTCAGACACAGAACTCTCTGGCAGGATACCTGACTTCGTAGGATATTGGTCAAAGCTTACTTCCTT GGTATTTCAAGGGAACTCTTTTGAAGGTCCTATACCAGCTACACTGTCCAATCTGACTTCTCTTGAGGAGCT GGATTTAAGCTTCAACAATTTAGCAGGAGTAATACCACCTTCCCTGTTTAATTTGCGTTCGCTCAAAGCCCT GTTTCTTGGAAACAACAAGTTGAGTGGTAACCTTCCTGAAAATAAAAGCTCGTCTCTTGTCAATGT AGATCTGTCTTACAATAATCTAGTAGGGTCGAGCTTTCCTTCTTGGGTGAACGAAGACTTACAGCT TAATTTAGTTGCCAACAACTTCAGCACAGAAAATTCAAACAGCAG aTCTTTGCCTTCAGGGTTGGAATGCCTCCAAAGGAACTTTCCTTGCAATGTTAACCCTGGAATCC ATCCTGACATTGGGATTAAATGTGGTGGTCCTCAGTTCACGTCTTCCAATGGGATTGTGTATGATCAGGAAAATGAGATCCTTGGTCCAGCTACATATTTTGTGACTGGCACAAGCAGATGGGGAGTTAGCAATGTTGGTATTAAAACAGAGTATCAGG ATGGATATATCACGGGACACATTCCTGAGTATACAGTTTCCTCGTCATCTCAATTCACGAATACTTCAGATCCTGAGCTATTCCGGACTGCAAGGATCTCTGCTTCATCACTTAGATACTATGGCTTGGGGCTGCAGAATGGTGTCTACACAGTCAAACTTCAGTTTGCAGAACAAAAAATCCCAGATACTCCAAAAAATCTTGGGAGACGtgtatttgatatatatatccAG gGAATTCGAGTTTGGAAGGATTTTGATATACGAAAGGAAGCAGGTGGGAAATCTTTGCAAGCCGTTCAGAAGGAATGTAAGGCCCAGGTTTCACAGAACTACCTTGAAATTCATCTCTTTTGGGCTGGAAAGGGGACTTGCTGCGTACCTGAGGTTGGTACTTATGGACCTGTTATTTCAGCCATCAGTGCTACACCAG ATTTCCTACCTACTATCGTTCCGAACCATTCAACTAGTAAGAAGAATAGGACGGGGCTGATTGTGGGGATTGTTGTCGGTGGTGGAGTACTTTTGATTCTATTGTTGTTGGTTTTCTGTATAGTTCAAAGAAGTAAAAGGATTAACACCAGTAAAAATGAAG ATCTGTTGGGAATAGATATTGGACCACTCACTTTCAGTTTTTCAGAGCTAAAGACAGCTACAGATGACTTTAGTCCAGTGAATAAGATTGGAGAGGGAGGATTTGGACCTGTCTATAAA GGTACTCTTAATGATGGAAGAGTAATTGCCGTGAAGCAATTGTCTGCAGCATCCCAGCAAGGAAAAAATGAGTTTGTAGCTGAAATTGCCACCATATCTGCCGTGCGACACAATAACCTAGTGAATTTGCATGGATTCTGCACTGAGGGAGTTAAACGGCTCCTTGTCTATGAGTATCTGGAAAACAAGAGTCTTGATCATGCATTATTTG CAGGAAAAAGAAGTTTGAATCTTGATTGGTCATCAAGATTTGATATATGCTCGGGCGTGGCTAAAGGTTTGACTTATCTCCATGAGGAATCAAGGGTTCGGATTGTACACAGAGATGTGAAGGCCAGTAATATTCTGCTCGACTCTAATCTCATCCCCAAAATATCAGATTTCGGTTTGGCCAAGCTTTATGATGATAAAAAGACCCACATCAGTACTCGTGTTGCGGGAACAAT TGGGTATCTTGCACCGGAATATGCCATGCGCGGACACCTGACACAGAAGACTGATGTGTTTGCCTTTGGTGTTCTTGCTCTAGAAATTGTCAGTGGTAGGCCAAATTCTGATCGGAGCTTGGAAGGCGAGATGATTTATCTTCTCGAATGG GCTTGGCACTTGCATGAAAACAAACGGGAAGTTGAACTAGTGGACTCTAGGTTATCAGAATTCAATGAGGAAGAGGCAAGACGAATAACCAAGATAGGACTTTTGTGCACTCAAACATCACCAATGCAGCGACCACCGATGTCGCGTGTGGTGGGAATGCTTTCAGGAGATATTGAAGTAATGACAGTAACTTCAAAGCCTAGTTACTTGACAGACTGGGAATTTGACGATGCAAGTATTTTGGGGGATCCAGGGCAGCTTTCTACAAATGCCACGGATGCCTTGCTTCATTATGTTGTTGATACCCAATCCCTACCGACCTAA